DNA sequence from the Novosphingobium sp. KACC 22771 genome:
CCTTGCCCGCGCGCGCGATCCGCACGGCCTCATATTCATCGGCCGTGGTGGCGATAAACCCTTCGGCCTGCGTGTCGGACAGCAACTGGCTGGCCACGCCCACCGCGCGGCTGGCATCCAGCACATGCACCACCGGCCCGTCATAGGCCGGATCGATGCGCAGCGCGGTGTGAACCTTCGAGGTGGTCGCCCCGCCGATCAGCAGCGGGATCGTCATCCCGGCGCGCTGCATTTCCTCGGCCACGGTCACCATTTCGTCGAGCGAAGGCGTGATCAGACCCGACAGGCCGATGATATCGACCTGTTCCTTTTGCGCCGTCTCGATGATCCGGCTCCATGGCACCATCACGCCAAGGTCGATCACCTCATAGCCGTTGCATTGCAGGACCACGCCGACGATGTTCTTGCCGATGTCGTGGACGTCGCCCTTGACCGTGGCCATGATGATCCGGCCCTTGGCCTTGGCGCCTTCTTCCTTGGCCGCCTCGATAAAGGGGATGAGGTGGGCCACGGCCTTTTTCATCACGCGGGCCGATTTCACCACCTGCGGCAGAAACATCTGGCCGCTTCCGAACAGGTCGCCCACGCGGTTCATACCCGCCATCAGCGGCCCCTCGATCACCTCGATGGGGCGGGCGTGGAGGAGGCGGGCCTCCTCGGTGTCCTCGACGATATAGGCGTCGATGCCCTTGACCAGCGCATGTTCGAGCCGTTTGACCACATCATAGGAGCGCCATTCCTCGGCGGCCTTTTCGGCGGCTTTGTCCTGCCCCTTATAGCTTTCGGCCAAAGCGATCAGCCGCTCGGTGGCGGTCAGTTCGCCTTCAACCGGGCGCATCAGGATCACATCCTCGACCGCCTCGCGCAGGGCCGGGTCGATCTGGTCATAGATGTCGATCTGGCCCGCATTGACGATGGCCATGTCCATCCCCGCCGGAATGGCGTGATACAGGAACACACTGTGCATCGCCCGGCGCACCGGCTCATTGCCGCGGAAAGAGAAGGACAGGTTCGACAGGCCGCCGCTGATATGGACATGCGGGCAGGCCGCCTTGATGTCGCGGCACGCCTCGATGAAGTCGAGGGCGTAGCGGTCGTGTTCCTCGATGCCGGTGGCGACCGCAAAGACATTGGGGTCAAAGATGATGTCTTCGGGCGGAAAGCCGATGCCGGTCAGCAATTTATAGGCGCGGCAGCAAATTTCCACCTTGCGCTCGCGCGTGTCGGCCTGGCCCTTTTCGTCAAAGGCCATGACCACCACGGCCGCGCCGTAATCCATGCATTTGCGCGCCTGCGCCAGGAATGGCTCCTCGCCCTCCTTCATGCTGATCGAATTGACGATGGGCTTGCCCGATACGCATTTCAGGCCCGCCTCGATCACGTCCCACTTGGAACTGTCGATCATGATCGGCACGCGGGCGATGTCGGGTTCCGAGGCGATCAGCTTCAAGTAGGTCGTCATCGCCGCATGGGCGTCGAGCAGGCCCTCGTCCATGTTCACGTCGATGATCTGGGCGCCATTGTCGACCTGCTGGCGCGCAACCTCGATGGCCTTGGCGTAATCGCCCGCCAGAATGAGCTTCTTGAACGCCGCCGAGCCGGTGACATTGGTGCGCTCGCCCACATTGACGAAACGAGCCGAACTTTGAGTGGTCATCAGTAATTCCAGCGATCAGGCAAAGATAAAGGGTTCAAGACCGGCAAGGCGCGTCACCGGGGTCAATCCGGGCAATTGCCGCGAGGGCAGCCCACCCACCGCGCGCGCCATGGCCGCAATATGCGCAGGCGTCGAACCGCAGCATCCGCCCAGCACATTGACTTGCCCCGCATCGGCCCATTCCTTGACCAGACCCGCCGTGGTTTCGGGCAATTCGTCATAGGCGCCCAGTTCATTGGGCAGGCCCGCATTGGGATAGACCATGATCAGCGTATCGGCGATTTCCGACAGGGCCTTCACATGCGGGCGCAATTGCGTGGCGCCAAACGAGCAGTTCAGCCCAATCGTGACCGGCCGCGCATGGCGCACCGCCCACCAGAATGCCTCGACCGTATGGCCCGACAGATTGCGGCCCGACAGATCGGTCAGCGTCATCGAAAGCATGATCGGGATTTCCCGGCCCAGCTTCTGTTCGACATGGCGCACGGCCATGATGCCCGCCTTGGCGTTCAATGTATCGAACACCGTCTCGATCAGGATGAAGTCCGCCCCGCCTTCGACCAGCGCCTCGACCTGTTCGGCATAGACATCGACCAGATGGTCCCAGTCGATCTCGCGAAAACCGGGGTCGTTGACGTCGGGGCTCAGCGAGAGCGTCTTGTTCGTCGGCCCGATGGCGCCCGCGACAAAGCGAGGGCGCCCATCCTTGGCGGTGAACTCATCGGCCACGCGGCGGGCCAGCCTGGCGCTTTCCACGTTGATCTCGCGGACCAGATGTTCCGCGCCATAATCGGCCTGCGAAATGCGGTTGGCGGAAAAGGTG
Encoded proteins:
- the metH gene encoding methionine synthase, with the protein product MTTQSSARFVNVGERTNVTGSAAFKKLILAGDYAKAIEVARQQVDNGAQIIDVNMDEGLLDAHAAMTTYLKLIASEPDIARVPIMIDSSKWDVIEAGLKCVSGKPIVNSISMKEGEEPFLAQARKCMDYGAAVVVMAFDEKGQADTRERKVEICCRAYKLLTGIGFPPEDIIFDPNVFAVATGIEEHDRYALDFIEACRDIKAACPHVHISGGLSNLSFSFRGNEPVRRAMHSVFLYHAIPAGMDMAIVNAGQIDIYDQIDPALREAVEDVILMRPVEGELTATERLIALAESYKGQDKAAEKAAEEWRSYDVVKRLEHALVKGIDAYIVEDTEEARLLHARPIEVIEGPLMAGMNRVGDLFGSGQMFLPQVVKSARVMKKAVAHLIPFIEAAKEEGAKAKGRIIMATVKGDVHDIGKNIVGVVLQCNGYEVIDLGVMVPWSRIIETAQKEQVDIIGLSGLITPSLDEMVTVAEEMQRAGMTIPLLIGGATTSKVHTALRIDPAYDGPVVHVLDASRAVGVASQLLSDTQAEGFIATTADEYEAVRIARAGKGGSKLLPIAEARANAFVIDPAQKAPAPAKPGLHSYDDWSLTDLAEYIDWTPFFRAWELAGTYPAILDDEVVGESARSLYADAQKMLKRIIEEKWLTARGVCAFWPAHREGDDVLLADGTRLPMLRQQFIKSRGRANFCLSDFIDTSDDWLGGFAVGIHGIEPHLERFKADHDDYSDILLKALADRFAEAFAERMHAHVRRDLWAYAAGEQLTNEALIREQYRGIRPAPGYPACPDHTLKPILFDLLKATDNAGLVLTESQAMLPTAAVSGFYFAHPESQYFGVATIGEDQLADYAERRGQTIEDTRRWLRPNLD
- a CDS encoding homocysteine S-methyltransferase family protein, whose amino-acid sequence is MTLIPSAARKALLEQSAQRILITDGAFGTEIQNYGLSEADYAGNLGLSHDQKGNNDILALTKPEVPEAIHRAYFAAGADLAETNTFSANRISQADYGAEHLVREINVESARLARRVADEFTAKDGRPRFVAGAIGPTNKTLSLSPDVNDPGFREIDWDHLVDVYAEQVEALVEGGADFILIETVFDTLNAKAGIMAVRHVEQKLGREIPIMLSMTLTDLSGRNLSGHTVEAFWWAVRHARPVTIGLNCSFGATQLRPHVKALSEIADTLIMVYPNAGLPNELGAYDELPETTAGLVKEWADAGQVNVLGGCCGSTPAHIAAMARAVGGLPSRQLPGLTPVTRLAGLEPFIFA